A window of Ruminiclostridium herbifermentans genomic DNA:
AATAATATATTTATATTGAGACCAATTAGATATGGGTGTGTATGTCAAGTTCATTATATAAATTGCCCCGTTTTCAACTATAACAGCTTCTTCATATTGAACTTTTTATGTTCCTTATGCTGTCATTTATTTACCTTTATATTTAAGCCTGATATAAGAACGCTGAAGGTTTCAATATTATTTTATAATAGGGAGTGATTATATATTATGAGAAAATTGAAGACTAAAAGAAAAGTACTTGTAATCTTTACGATATTTGCAATAGCTACTTTAGCTTGTTGTATAGGATATGCTGTTAGTAATGATAGTATTGCTAATCTTTTTGGGAAAAAACATGCAGAAGTCTTAAAAAACGCCGGTGATGATATAGTTGCAACCGTAGATGGTGAAAAAATAACTAAAAAAGGGTTTGATACATATAAGCTATTTTTAAGCAATAGCAAAGATGATATGTCTGATCAGCAAATACTTGATAAAATAATAGAACGTAATATTCTATACGATTTAGCCATAAAAGAAAGCTATTCTGCCTCAGATAGTGAATTATCTTCTGTTATTAAAACAGCTCAAGATGTAATTAAGAGTGATAGTCAGCAATATGAAGCATTTAAGGAATATCTTATTGGATTAAGTATGAGTGAAGATGAATATTGGGAAATTGTTATACCTGCTTATGAAAAAGCAGTTACATGTGGAAAGTATAAAAAAGCGTTAAAGGAAAATTTTAAGAAAGAAAATAAGATAGTAGATGAAGAAGAGTTAAATACTAAATTTAATGATTTCTATAATCAAAAAGTAAAGAATGCTAAGAGTAAATTAAAAGTTGAAACTTATTTTAAGTAATGGAGTGGATTGAGTAGCTTTGTATTTTACCATAAAGGAGTAAAAT
This region includes:
- a CDS encoding SurA N-terminal domain-containing protein, whose amino-acid sequence is MRKLKTKRKVLVIFTIFAIATLACCIGYAVSNDSIANLFGKKHAEVLKNAGDDIVATVDGEKITKKGFDTYKLFLSNSKDDMSDQQILDKIIERNILYDLAIKESYSASDSELSSVIKTAQDVIKSDSQQYEAFKEYLIGLSMSEDEYWEIVIPAYEKAVTCGKYKKALKENFKKENKIVDEEELNTKFNDFYNQKVKNAKSKLKVETYFK